In Argiope bruennichi chromosome 4, qqArgBrue1.1, whole genome shotgun sequence, the sequence gttttttctgaaatcaaatttgtttattgtaaagaaaaacaaaagaggAATAATCTCTGTAGTCCattcccttttaaaatttaaaaattactaacagTTGCCCGCTCAAATGTTTTTATCTATTGGAAACtttctaaaatgcattaaaatctgcacatttaatgtggaagaaatattcataatcttTGAATATTCCACTCGAGTAGTTTCTAAGCGACGAAAATGCTATAATCATGTGGATTTTACATGGTACAGTCTAATATGACAGAGGAAACAGTGGCAGTTGCTCTCTTGTGCCCTCTTCTATAAATGAACAGAATGTTTAATGCAAATTTGACAAGTCTTTTGTGTAAGACTATCCAGTGGGAAACGTTTAAATCAAATATCTGTAATACTAGAAAGTTTCTGTTGAATTCACTGGCCTTTTCACTCATCAGTGAAATACGTCATAGAAGTCATCAATTTAACAAAATCGCCTGCCGTTGTTGGAGCTGTTCACTGCAAAGAACACTTTTTATGCTGTTCGCTTGAAACAGTGGCCAACTCCTGTAAGCAAAGCGACCGCCTTTTCTCTTGACGAAAATATGGATGGCAGCTATCTGGATGGCCacgaaattttttctttcgtACAGAAGTAATATCGGTGAGTTacgatatttataattatcatatcgTGATGAATGTTGGATATAATCATGTGATTATATCTATGGTAATTATAACTgtaaaaatgtacacattttttttcactaggCATTGACAGACAGTACAACATGGCCTATATCCATGTCATTTTGCTTGATAAAGGCACTACGTCAACCACCAGTAGTGTTGCTTTCTGTTCCATGCACTTGATTGTCCACCCCAAATATGCTGGATGCGAGGAAGTATTCCTTACAGGTGATGTTGAAGGTGATGAGACAATTCAAGGGCGCAGTAAGTTCgctatttatattaacaaaacgGCATGGAATTTGAAAACCATTAATTGGTTCatctagaaattaaattactGGAGGCTGCAAAGAGATGCGAaacataattatcttaaaatatttattgaaacagatGCAGCCCTATTGGCTACTTACCATAATGAATTACCGGAATTCAAACGCCTGTCATACGCGTTTCTGAGTATAGGATTCAAAGTAATTGAACGTCTTAGAATGGAATCACCCAGTGACCCTCGTTATGAGGGAAATACTCCATGGCCAGGAACCGTTTGAAACTAGATTCCAGCATCTACGCAGGACAAAAATGCTTCTAGGTAATTCTGTTGTCTCTGCATGGCTTGTGGTAAACTTTCTAGAATGAccaaatttattaagttaaatgaaTGCCCTTTCAGTTCCAGCCATAAAGTATCTACATATGTGTAGTAGGTATCTAGATGTCCTGGAAAGAACGTCATTGAAGTAATATCGGTAAGTTGTGCGAATTGTCACACCATCAAATGATTTCCAATCATTGGCTTGGATTATCGAATGAGAACCATAACAATGTACTTCTATTTGTTTTAGGTATTCTTCTGTCAGACAACTCATGGCCGTTGATGCTACTTTTCCGGTTAAAAAGTATGTCATCACCATCGATAATACGCTTTTCAAGGTCCAAAAACGTCTTCACTAGAAAGCAGTTCTTTATACGGGGAGGATATTCCCTTCAGATGAGTTCGAAGTACATGGAATTCAAAGGCATGGTAAGTTTctgaattataacaataaaactaCCACAGAGAGACACTCGATAACCATTTTATTTGGTTTCTCCAGAAAGTATATCGGTGGCAGTTAAAGATAAATAAACCATAATTTCctggaaataattattgaaatatctacAGTAGTTTTACCTAAGAAAAGAGTTGATATACTTATTTCACGATATCAACTTCTAAACGTAATTGTCGAAGTAATCGGCCTAGGTAAGGCTTTCTTCATGGTGTATACTAAGGAAATATTGCATGGACAGAAACTTTTTCAAACATACGCCTGTGGCAGATGAGCAAAAGATGtttccatgtaattttttttcgtctCACTTTCAACCTCCAGTAAACTCATTTTTTGGAACGCTctaaattcattgtaatttttatttaaaatgcatataattttcaatattttgttaatcgAAGTAACTGGTACATACTAATATCAGTAAGGTCaccaatttcatttccttttaaagtatttaaatgataatcCAGAAAACTTCGGTTGTAACCTTAAGAAAGAAAACGTCCATGTTTGTCAAACGAAGCTTCAAGAGTTGTTTCTTTCTCCATTATGCACTCATTCGTTCGTTCCGAGACAGTTTAAATGATTCTATGACAGTTTCTAGAAAAGGGCAAAATAACATATGGTATTCTGAAGTCTAACCAATAACTGCGGCTACTGTGCTAATGCTATTTGAGCATTATTTGCTCCACTTCTGATCCTTAGAGAATACATATATGCACAGCTTCTGAAAGATCttgtttagttaattattttaaaatctataaatcactataaagtttcattttcaaaagatcaGCCATTGGTAAACTTAAATCTACATTTGAAGTAGGATTTCTATTCTCGCTTCTATTAATAGTGAAATCATAAGCTTCGTTTGTAATTATCAATGCATATTTAAAGAGTAAAACTGTCATGTATATTCTGCCATTGAATGGTTTCTTGTTTTTCAGATCTAATCTATTCCGATTCAGATGTTGACTTGTTTTGTTCGAAGTGATCCTGCCACAACATGCAGTATCTGAAGCTTCTATCAAATGCAAACTAGAATTCGGAGCCACTACAGTTAAAATGTTGATTTCCGGACAAATGTAGTTggttagtaaaattataaatgttacaccaaatccaaaatgtatattttctatcaaaaatcaTCAGTTTGCATAGTGGTGAAATTGTGATTACTAATGTAAtggcaaattatttgaaaatatcaatatgtCTTTGAAGTATTTCATGATCCCATTTTAAGGCTATGACAATGAATCTTACATTTTtggggatatttttttaaaattgggaaagcttGAAGTGCATGTAATTATCATTCCAAACAAATGTTTGGCATATCAATCGATATTTCatctaaattgtttgaaattttcatatatctaCTTAAAACGACTAAAATATTGgtttgcattcattttctttaaacgtAGTGCTTGCTTTGTACTTTGAGAAACAAGCTATTCTGAGACAATCGATATCGATAAACATGTTTCatgtagataaattaaaatgtaatagatgatttctaggaaaatcaaataagtcaaatttccaacaaaactaaaaatttactgCCACAgaacgaatttttgaaataaaaatttgcatatgcaTTCCTCCCTTATTGTCAACGGATAATCCATCTTTATGTTATGAGGTGATTTGTTACGATTGCTTTTCATCACCGCTTACTGTaacacaatttgaaaaattgaattttattgttatgaaacGATTCATTGTAGTTTCTTCACATCAGCATAAGGGCTTGTAATATACTTCTCAATTtatctacaattttataaaaatggtagtcatttgtttttattttgtactgaaTGTTAATGATCTCGTAACTAATTTCATTATTGTCGATTTCTAGAAAGTAacttaatattataatgatgatgatgaaataaGTGATcaaatatctgaatatatttgCTATAATTATCTGTGTATAGTTCTAATATGAAGGGATTTTGCAACTCGTAATTATCTgaacattcttttttgaaatactgGTCTTAATTagggaaaaatgttttatgctaATTTTCGGTAGTTGGCCCCGaaatctctgaaaatattttaaatatatattgctaaGCTGCAACTTGGAGTTTTTGCACATGAAATGGTTCTatgctttgaaaattatattttatgcttgaattttaaatttgtttgatggttggaactgtaattttaaaatagtttttttctttttttttttgctcctcgTTAAGTTTTACATccgaaaatgacataaaatttatagtattaatgATTCCTAAATCCAAATTTAATAGTACATGGTATCGATActcattgtttaaatttaaatttaactttaatatttctgaaattttaccgTAGTTTGAGaaggtatattaaaattaatcatctaTTCGTTGCATCCATTTGCAGCTGCgttttaattcaagattttattcttgttaactattactagcttatttttttaaaatgtatttatagtaagatgaatagtaaatttaaaatactaaatcttGAATCCTATATACCTtaattcggtttttaattttgatgcaaatgtGTACATCCGCTGATAAAGGATACTTTGATTGGTtcggccggccagccaatcaaaGTATCCTTTGATTCTTAGAAAGCATTTGATCACTGTGtctgatcaccatggtgatcaatATGCCTATAGGAAAAAATGACGCTTTTTCATGATTAgaaggaatttaaatttctaaatctaacctaatgcaataaaatatcggATTTCTTGAGAAAAAGCGAATGGATGCGACGAATGTTATagtactgtcttttttttttccttcagtaatACGAgactttgacttttaaaaaaaacaatagatctaaaaacatttttaaattatttaataaaatatcaaattgtcaCTTTTTAATGTGTAATAGAAATCAgaataagttttatgaatttccaCTGAAATTAATTCTATCCGTAtacaataaattatgttaattttctttaattttgttttaagaatcggtgcttccattaaatttttaaactcaagtatatcaattttatgttaaatcaatGCTTTAAAATCAATCACTTTAAAAACTGACTTTCTTCATATGCTTattacataaagtaaaaaaagcgAATTTATTTTGTTGAGTATACCGAATTCTCAATTCCATTCATTTATGTTCTACTTGTTATGttgtaataatattgtaaattgtatttctttgtatattaaatatgcaaataaagtgtgtattttgaattctattttgtatttaattaccaAATAGCCTTGTCTCCTTTCTAATTGCTTTGATAATTTAATACTTCCACTTCGTGAGCGGGCTTGTAAAATGCAATAATGACAATACTTCTTAGAAACTATTCCTCTCACACGTTCGCAAACTGAAATTTGTACATGCATCCAAGTCCTCTAAAACAATActgaatatattctaattaaaattagaaattcataagatgtattactaattattagTTTCTATCCTGTTCCTGAAATCGTAttgtttcaattcaaatataatggaacataaatataagatattaGAAACGGGTCATTCTCTAGAAATACAGAAGTTGATTAACTGGAATTTTTAAAGTCTTGAATTCTAATTCATCGTCATTCGAATTTCAAGGTAAGTTTTACTCATTGCGTGTTCTTTCCCGATCACAattgaaaagttttgatttttaaattcggGACAAAATCATTCGCATTTTAAAAACTGACAGAGCTAGATGTGAACTGTGCAATTTATCTCGCTATCTTTGCTCATTTTGTATATTAACACATTACGTACGGCGCTTCCAGGGCCCTGCACATATTAGGACGGTCTAGAAAGCATGCTTGGTAAGCAAAAaggatgcatatatgcacatttttaatttgcattttgtattatatttatataaatcttaaatattactctgtatttcatacatatatttataagattttttacattttaacaaatatttatttcgcaGACTTGAATAATACTTTTGTGTGTTATTTGGTAAAGCATATTTCCTTGTGCATGGTGTTCGGCACGATTTGCCGCAGTATCTTGTTTTAACGACACTTCTCGAATTTTCTCGTGTTTTGCGTCCCATCCGTTTCGGACCACTCTAGAGATTCCTCGTATAGCATATCccgtctgttattgcttcatatATAACAAAGTTAGTGATTTTAGAAAGTACAAGTTTACCCAAAAACGTGCTGTCCCAGACGTATGTCTTAAGACTTCTTTGCGGTccttaatttgtgaaatatttgccTATGGTTGGTTATGCATTATTTAGCCAAAAAACACGAAAAGGGATATCTCGTGATCCTGCCCCAACATTCTGTCAGCTAAAATCGAGAAATCTTGTGACCTGTACGCAATCTGTTAACATCTATCTGGAAATGGATCGAATGTTTCCTATTTACTATATTCAAATGGGTTGCAATTTAACTATGTAAACTATCTTccgttttcatttaaaatcttgcCTCTCAGTATTAGTTTTAAGATTTTGTCTCCAATTTGTATGTTGTGGGTTAATCGAATttctattgcaataataaaactttCTCTCCTCTCAAATTGCAGATTCGATAAATTTCATTGCATAAATATGTTCTACTCTAGGTTAATAGTCAAATTATTAGACGATGACCTTAGGAcattacatattgaaataaatgagagCTAAATCATATGaacttttaaaacgattttttcggtatattaaaagaaaaatattgctataaatctgaagataaagaaagaaaagctttAAATGAATTGGAATTGCATCTGATGCATTGAACTTTTTACgaaacaaaatctgaaattttgcttCTTACTGTCCCCATTAtgctttatttgtattaaaatcaacGACTTTAACCAGGAATTGTTGAGCTTTTTACAAGTTTACATGAATCTTTTAAACAACGATACAATCTCatcgaaaaaaattctaaatttctaaaaatattctaatttgtatatcgtcgtatataaattcttacaataaatataaatcgtCGTTAATTGACTACCGAGAATGCATCTTgatgtgattatttaaaataactgtcaATAAACggttttaaatcagtttttaaagttGTCAACCGATTAACCGTTCAGCAGAAAAATCCTCGAGTCTGCATTTACAACTTatcaacacattttataaaaattcttttcttcctttttaccGAGTAGCAATTACTGCGAAAGCAGTTTCCTTACCTTTTTcatatctgaaatttcattttgcgATAATGCATTTCGTAAtcatcaaattaaagaatttattttgattacgaaatttaaaattatacgttTACTGCTATTATATCGAATTTTGTATTTTGCAAGAATTTACCATTAAAGTACTGgtcttaagcaaaataaaaaaaaaaaaactttttgcatttttaatttcagtttactggtctgaactcgaaattttcaataagaattttttgccACAAAGCAAatcctaaaatgcatttttgtatgctaaaaatgtgtaatatatattcttatgtttGGTTACTATACTGTTGTCAAGAAAGGCGAGGGGTGGGGAATACTTTCTCAACATTATCTatactgttttaattaatttagaatatatttctaataaatactgcAATCATAACAGTTATATGTTGGCGCACATGAAACAAGATATGCgctttttgataaaatcttttatgttagtatttaaaaaatattttccattttgaaaattctttactaCTGCGATTGTAATTTAAAACTGAGTTCTCTTTTCTTTAATCTCTACATCACAATGATGTAACATTCATAGCATTTAACTGCTCtcggataaaaatgtaaaaaattagtcTTGTGACCATTCATTTAGTATAATTCCGATTACCGCTGTTCAgaaatatgttgatattttttctaaagatataataaatcGGAATTGTATATTCTTTGCGtccatttacaaagattttcaaacCAACcgtctagtgttgcttcaaacgggacgtactctatttgaaattaaagagtgatattaataccagttttaagtaagaaattttgaatccaaaatgCATTTCAGCTTTTCATTTCACATAATTATTCGTTTACCTACAaacgaagaataattttttatataattgtttaaccATCTAATCAAAATATCCTTTAATTCTTAGAAAACATTTGATCAGTGTGTCTGATCACAACAATCAATACTTGATGCTGTCACAtgtataatatgaattaaaattattagacacCGGAAAATTTACGGgagatacgagaaagtaaaagatattttttgagaaaaatggtgAATGCATGTCATGAATGTCTCATAATCAAGTGCTGCTTTTTGATTAcctttttcaataatgaaatgaaaaatttagcaactgattatttagaattctaaatattaaatttggaaaaaacaaacaaaaagtattaaatgcaattatttctttctaaatc encodes:
- the LOC129966942 gene encoding uncharacterized protein LOC129966942; its protein translation is MAAIWMATKFFLSYRSNIGIDRQYNMAYIHVILLDKGTTSTTSSVAFCSMHLIVHPKYAGCEEVFLTGDVEGDETIQGRSILLSDNSWPLMLLFRLKSMSSPSIIRFSRSKNVFTRKQFFIRGGYSLQMSSKYMEFKGMI